Proteins from a genomic interval of Pseudomonas silesiensis:
- the pcaR gene encoding pca regulon transcriptional regulator PcaR, which translates to MNDQMRNSFASVAPPIVASPAKRIQAMTGDPDFMTSLARGLAVVQAFQERKRHLTIAQISHRTEIPRAAVRRCLHTLIKLGYATTDGRTYSLLPKVLTLGHAYVSSTPLAVSAQPYLDRMSEQLHEACNMATLEGDDILYIARSATTQRLISVDLSVGGRLPAYCTSMGRILLAALDDSSLHEYLDHAELQAKTSRTLHTPEALLECLQQVRQQGWCIVDQELEQGLRSIAVPVYDASGQVVAALNVSTHAGRVSRNELEQRFLPGLLSASRDLSAQLFA; encoded by the coding sequence ATGAACGATCAAATGCGCAACTCCTTCGCCTCAGTGGCACCGCCGATCGTTGCGTCGCCGGCCAAGCGGATCCAGGCCATGACGGGCGACCCTGATTTCATGACGTCCCTGGCCCGTGGCCTGGCCGTGGTGCAAGCGTTCCAGGAGCGCAAACGGCACCTGACCATCGCTCAGATCAGCCATCGTACGGAAATTCCCCGCGCCGCGGTGCGACGTTGCCTGCACACGCTGATCAAGCTCGGCTACGCCACCACGGACGGTCGCACCTATTCGCTACTGCCCAAAGTGCTGACCCTCGGCCATGCTTATGTGTCCTCGACGCCGCTGGCGGTATCCGCCCAGCCTTATCTGGACCGCATGAGCGAGCAACTTCACGAAGCGTGCAACATGGCCACGCTGGAAGGCGATGACATTCTGTATATCGCCCGCTCCGCCACTACCCAACGCCTGATTTCGGTTGATTTGTCGGTGGGTGGTCGTTTGCCGGCCTATTGCACGTCAATGGGCAGGATTCTGCTCGCCGCGCTGGACGATAGTTCGTTGCACGAGTACCTCGATCATGCGGAGCTGCAAGCCAAGACCAGCCGTACCTTGCACACCCCGGAGGCGTTGCTCGAATGTCTGCAGCAAGTGCGACAGCAAGGTTGGTGCATCGTCGATCAGGAACTCGAGCAGGGCCTGCGCTCGATTGCCGTTCCGGTGTACGACGCGTCCGGACAGGTCGTGGCGGCCTTGAATGTCAGTACTCACGCCGGCCGGGTCAGCCGCAATGAGCTGGAACAGCGTTTCCTGCCGGGGCTGCTGAGCGCCAGCCGTGACCTCAGTGCGCAGCTTTTTGCCTAA
- a CDS encoding MFS transporter, with product MNQPQSAVGNCLDVQSFINAQPISRYQWRVVILCFLIVFLDGLDTAAMGFIAPALSQDWGIDRASLGPVMSAALIGMVFGALGSGPLADRFGRKVVLVGAVLLFGAFSLASAYSTNVDQLLVLRFLTGLGLGAGMPNATTLLSEYTPERKKSLLVTSMFCGFNLGMAGGGFISAKLIPAFGWHSLLLIGGILPLILAVVLLFWLPESARYLVVRNRGTDKVRKTLAPIDPKVVAQASSFSVPEQKTVKARNVFAVIFSGTYSAGTLLLWLTYFMGLVIVYLLTSWLPTLMRDSGASMEQAAFIGALFQFGGVLSAVGVGWAMDRFNPHKVIGIFYLLAGVFAYAVGQSLGNITLLATLVLVAGMCVNGAQSAMPSLAARFYPTQGRATGVSWMLGIGRFGAILGAWMGATLLGLGWNFEQVLTALVIPAAVATTAVVIKGMVSHADAT from the coding sequence ATGAACCAACCCCAGTCTGCTGTAGGCAACTGCCTTGACGTGCAGTCCTTCATCAATGCTCAACCCATTTCGCGCTACCAATGGCGAGTGGTGATCCTTTGTTTCCTGATTGTCTTTCTCGATGGCCTCGATACGGCGGCCATGGGTTTCATCGCGCCGGCCCTGTCCCAGGATTGGGGGATCGACCGTGCCAGCCTGGGCCCAGTGATGAGTGCCGCCTTGATCGGCATGGTGTTCGGTGCACTGGGTTCCGGCCCATTGGCTGACCGCTTCGGGCGAAAAGTCGTACTGGTCGGCGCGGTGCTGTTGTTCGGCGCCTTCAGCCTGGCATCGGCCTACAGCACTAACGTCGATCAATTGCTGGTGCTGCGTTTCCTCACTGGCCTGGGGCTTGGCGCCGGGATGCCGAACGCCACGACCCTGCTGTCGGAATACACGCCGGAGCGCAAGAAGTCCCTGCTGGTGACCAGCATGTTCTGCGGCTTCAACCTCGGTATGGCCGGTGGTGGATTCATCTCGGCGAAACTGATTCCGGCATTCGGCTGGCACAGTTTGCTGCTGATCGGCGGGATCCTGCCGCTAATCCTGGCGGTGGTGTTGCTGTTCTGGTTGCCGGAATCGGCGCGCTACCTGGTCGTGCGCAATCGCGGCACGGACAAAGTGCGCAAGACTCTGGCGCCGATCGACCCGAAGGTCGTCGCCCAGGCTTCAAGCTTCAGCGTGCCGGAACAGAAAACCGTGAAAGCGCGCAACGTGTTCGCGGTGATCTTCTCCGGCACCTACAGCGCCGGCACCTTGTTGCTGTGGTTGACCTATTTCATGGGCCTGGTGATCGTTTACCTGCTGACGAGTTGGCTACCGACGCTGATGCGTGACAGTGGCGCGAGCATGGAGCAGGCGGCCTTTATCGGGGCGCTGTTCCAGTTTGGCGGCGTGCTGAGCGCGGTGGGGGTGGGCTGGGCCATGGACCGGTTCAATCCGCACAAGGTCATCGGCATTTTCTACCTGCTGGCCGGGGTATTTGCCTACGCGGTAGGGCAGAGCCTGGGCAACATCACGTTACTGGCGACCCTGGTGCTGGTGGCCGGGATGTGCGTGAACGGCGCGCAATCGGCGATGCCATCGCTGGCAGCGCGGTTTTATCCCACTCAAGGGCGCGCGACCGGTGTGTCGTGGATGCTCGGGATCGGCCGCTTCGGCGCGATTCTTGGTGCGTGGATGGGCGCAACGTTGCTCGGCCTGGGCTGGAACTTCGAGCAAGTGCTGACGGCACTGGTGATTCCGGCGGCAGTGGCGACGACGGCGGTGGTGATCAAGGGCATGGTCAGTCATGCGGATGCGACTTGA
- a CDS encoding CoA transferase subunit A — MAEILSLHDAVKQFVNDGDTVALEGFTHLIPTAAGHEIIRQGKKDLTLVRMTPDLIYDQLIGAGCARKLIFSWGGNPGVGSLHRLRDAVEKQWPHALEIEEHSHADLANAYVAGASGLPFAVLRAYAGSDLPKVNPLIKTVTCPFTGEVLAAVPSVRPDITVIHAQKADRKGNVLLWGILGVQKEAALAAKRCIVTVEEIVDDLNAPMNSCVLPTWALSAVCHVPGGAHPSYAHGYNERDNRFYQAWDPIARDRETFTAWINEYIHGCADFSEFQAKLAAASEAK, encoded by the coding sequence ATGGCTGAAATCCTTTCGCTGCACGACGCGGTGAAGCAATTCGTTAACGACGGCGATACCGTCGCCCTCGAAGGCTTCACCCACCTGATTCCTACCGCGGCGGGTCACGAAATCATTCGTCAGGGCAAGAAAGACCTGACCCTGGTGCGGATGACCCCTGACTTGATCTACGACCAGTTGATCGGTGCCGGTTGTGCTCGCAAGCTGATCTTCTCCTGGGGCGGTAACCCGGGTGTCGGTTCGCTGCACCGTCTGCGCGATGCAGTCGAGAAGCAGTGGCCGCACGCGCTGGAAATCGAAGAACACAGCCACGCCGACCTGGCCAATGCCTACGTCGCTGGCGCTTCGGGACTGCCGTTTGCAGTGCTGCGCGCCTACGCCGGCTCCGACCTGCCGAAGGTCAACCCGCTGATCAAGACCGTCACTTGCCCGTTCACTGGCGAAGTGCTGGCAGCGGTGCCGTCGGTACGTCCGGACATCACCGTGATTCACGCACAAAAAGCCGACCGTAAAGGCAACGTGCTGCTGTGGGGCATCCTCGGCGTGCAAAAAGAAGCCGCGCTGGCGGCCAAGCGTTGCATCGTGACCGTCGAAGAAATCGTCGACGACCTCAATGCACCGATGAATTCCTGCGTACTGCCGACCTGGGCCCTGAGCGCGGTCTGCCACGTGCCTGGTGGCGCACATCCGTCCTATGCCCATGGTTACAACGAGCGCGACAACCGTTTCTACCAGGCTTGGGACCCGATTGCCCGCGACCGTGAAACCTTCACCGCGTGGATCAACGAGTACATCCATGGCTGCGCTGACTTCAGCGAGTTCCAGGCCAAGCTGGCCGCTGCTTCGGAGGCGAAGTAA
- a CDS encoding CoA-transferase subunit beta yields the protein MTYTTNEMMTVAAARRLKNGSVCFVGIGLPSKAANLARLTSSPDVVLIYESGPIGAKPSVLPLSIGDGELAETADTVVPTGEIFRYWLQGGRIDVGFLGAAQVDRFGNINTTVVGDYHAPKVRLPGAGGAPEIAGSAKSVLIILKQSARSFVDKLDFITSVGHGEGGDSRKRLGLPGAGPVGIITDLCIMEPEAGTHEFVVTALHPGVTREQVTAATGWPIRFAEHVENTAEPTDIELKALRDLEARTAAAHGQAPGEA from the coding sequence ATGACTTACACCACCAATGAAATGATGACCGTCGCCGCCGCCCGCCGTTTGAAGAACGGTTCGGTGTGTTTCGTCGGCATCGGCCTGCCGTCGAAAGCCGCCAACCTCGCGCGCCTGACGTCCTCGCCAGATGTAGTCCTTATCTACGAATCGGGTCCGATCGGTGCCAAGCCGAGCGTACTGCCACTGTCGATCGGTGACGGTGAGCTGGCGGAAACCGCCGACACCGTAGTCCCGACCGGCGAGATTTTTCGCTACTGGCTGCAGGGCGGGCGCATTGACGTCGGCTTCCTCGGCGCTGCGCAAGTCGACCGTTTCGGCAACATCAATACCACCGTGGTCGGCGACTACCACGCGCCGAAAGTCCGTCTGCCGGGTGCCGGTGGCGCGCCGGAGATCGCCGGTTCCGCCAAGAGCGTGTTGATCATCCTCAAGCAGTCGGCGCGTTCCTTCGTCGACAAGCTCGACTTCATCACCTCGGTCGGTCATGGCGAGGGCGGTGATTCACGCAAGCGTCTCGGCCTGCCGGGTGCCGGTCCGGTCGGCATCATTACCGACCTGTGCATCATGGAACCGGAAGCCGGCACCCATGAATTCGTGGTCACCGCACTGCACCCGGGCGTGACCCGCGAGCAAGTGACCGCTGCCACGGGTTGGCCGATTCGTTTTGCCGAACACGTTGAAAACACCGCCGAGCCGACCGATATCGAGCTCAAGGCCCTGCGCGACCTGGAAGCCCGCACTGCCGCGGCCCACGGCCAAGCACCTGGAGAAGCGTGA
- the pcaF gene encoding 3-oxoadipyl-CoA thiolase, producing the protein MMRDVYICDAIRTPIGRFGGGLSAVRADDLAAVPIKALMERNPSVDWNAVDEVFLGCANQAGEDNRNVARMALLLAGLPESIPGVTLNRLCASGMDAIGTAFRAIASGEMELAIAGGVESMSRAPFVMGKADAAFSRNMKLEDTTIGWRFINPLMKAQYGVDAMPQTADNVADDYEISREDQDAFALRSQQKTAAAQAAGFFAEEIVEVRIAHKKGETVVSQDEHPRADTTLETLARLKPVNGSDKTVTAGNASGVNDGAAALILASGDAVKKHGLTARAKVLGMSSAGVAPRVMGIGPVPAVRKLTERLGLAVSDFDVIELNEAFASQGLAVLRELGLADDAAQVNPNGGAIALGHPLGMSGARLVLTALHQLEKTGGKKGLATMCVGVGQGLALAIERV; encoded by the coding sequence GTGATGCGTGACGTTTATATCTGCGACGCGATTCGTACCCCCATCGGCCGTTTCGGCGGTGGTCTGTCGGCGGTTCGCGCCGACGACCTGGCCGCCGTGCCGATCAAGGCGCTGATGGAGCGCAACCCGTCGGTAGACTGGAACGCCGTGGACGAGGTATTCCTCGGTTGCGCCAACCAGGCCGGTGAAGACAACCGCAACGTGGCACGCATGGCGTTGCTGCTGGCGGGCCTGCCGGAAAGCATCCCGGGCGTGACCCTCAACCGCCTCTGCGCCTCGGGCATGGATGCCATCGGCACGGCATTCCGCGCCATTGCCAGTGGCGAGATGGAGCTGGCGATTGCCGGTGGCGTCGAGTCGATGTCCCGCGCACCGTTCGTGATGGGCAAGGCCGATGCGGCGTTCTCGCGCAACATGAAGCTGGAAGACACCACCATCGGCTGGCGTTTCATCAACCCGTTGATGAAGGCCCAATACGGCGTCGATGCGATGCCGCAGACCGCGGACAACGTCGCCGACGACTACGAAATTTCCCGCGAGGATCAGGACGCGTTCGCACTGCGCAGCCAGCAAAAGACCGCCGCCGCGCAAGCTGCAGGGTTTTTCGCCGAAGAAATCGTCGAAGTGCGCATTGCCCACAAGAAGGGTGAAACGGTCGTCAGCCAGGACGAGCATCCGCGCGCCGACACCACCCTGGAAACCCTGGCCAGACTGAAACCGGTCAACGGTTCCGACAAAACCGTTACCGCAGGCAACGCCTCGGGTGTGAACGACGGTGCCGCCGCGTTGATCCTGGCATCCGGCGACGCGGTGAAGAAACACGGCCTGACGGCGCGTGCCAAAGTATTGGGCATGTCCAGCGCCGGTGTCGCCCCTCGGGTCATGGGCATCGGCCCGGTCCCGGCGGTGCGCAAACTGACCGAACGCCTGGGCCTGGCTGTCAGCGATTTCGACGTGATCGAACTCAACGAAGCTTTCGCCAGCCAGGGTCTGGCGGTACTGCGCGAACTGGGACTGGCGGACGACGCGGCTCAGGTCAACCCGAACGGTGGCGCCATTGCCCTGGGCCATCCGTTGGGCATGAGCGGTGCGCGCCTGGTGCTGACGGCGCTGCATCAGCTGGAAAAGACCGGTGGCAAGAAAGGCCTGGCGACCATGTGCGTCGGCGTCGGTCAGGGTCTGGCGTTGGCCATCGAGCGCGTCTGA
- the pcaH gene encoding protocatechuate 3,4-dioxygenase subunit beta, whose protein sequence is MTDKPGYRRPQAGTQPDYLHPAYQSTNRRSPSKPLVFLPHSLSEITGPTVGAERINEKDNDLTAQHQGEPQGERIIIHGRVLDEDGLPVPGILVEIWQANAAGRYNHDRDLHDAPLDPNFTGTGRTVTDADGWYQFQTIKPGAYPWGNHHNAWRPAHIHFSLFGPSILTRLVTQMYFPGDPLLAYDPIYNCVPDTCAKERLIASFDLEKTIPSYALGYRWDIVLRGREATPMEK, encoded by the coding sequence ATGACTGACAAGCCTGGTTACCGCCGCCCGCAGGCGGGCACTCAGCCGGACTACCTGCACCCGGCCTATCAATCCACCAACCGTCGCTCGCCGTCCAAGCCGCTGGTGTTCTTGCCTCACTCGCTGTCGGAAATTACCGGTCCGACGGTCGGCGCCGAGCGCATCAACGAGAAGGACAACGACCTGACCGCTCAACACCAGGGTGAACCCCAGGGCGAGCGGATCATCATCCACGGCCGCGTGCTGGATGAAGATGGCTTGCCGGTGCCGGGGATCCTGGTGGAGATCTGGCAGGCCAACGCCGCCGGTCGCTACAACCATGATCGCGACCTGCACGATGCGCCGCTGGACCCGAACTTCACCGGTACCGGCCGCACCGTGACCGACGCCGATGGCTGGTACCAGTTCCAGACCATCAAGCCCGGCGCCTATCCGTGGGGCAACCACCACAATGCCTGGCGTCCGGCGCACATTCACTTTTCGCTGTTCGGGCCGAGCATCCTGACGCGGCTGGTCACCCAGATGTATTTCCCCGGGGACCCGTTGCTGGCCTACGACCCGATCTACAACTGCGTGCCGGATACTTGCGCCAAAGAGCGCTTGATCGCCAGTTTCGACCTGGAAAAAACCATCCCTTCCTACGCCCTCGGTTATCGCTGGGACATCGTCCTGCGCGGCCGCGAAGCCACGCCGATGGAGAAATAA
- the pcaG gene encoding protocatechuate 3,4-dioxygenase subunit alpha, with amino-acid sequence MTLNATTSHTVGPYYHIGLTWLNREDLTVEHTLGERVAITGQVIDGNGDVVNDAMLEVWQANAAGKYDHPEDDQDKPLDPNFEGFGRVPVDAEGRFRFTTIKPGTVQGLKGTTQAPHLVVLVFARGLVKHLLTRIYFDGEPANVADSLLECVPAERRDTLLAKKDASGVYQWNVILQGTEAETVFFDY; translated from the coding sequence ATGACGCTGAATGCGACCACGTCCCACACCGTCGGACCGTATTACCACATCGGCCTGACCTGGCTGAACCGCGAAGATCTGACCGTCGAACACACCCTCGGCGAGCGCGTGGCGATCACCGGGCAGGTCATCGATGGCAACGGCGATGTCGTCAACGACGCGATGCTGGAAGTCTGGCAGGCCAACGCCGCCGGCAAGTACGACCACCCCGAAGACGATCAGGACAAACCCCTGGACCCGAACTTCGAAGGGTTTGGCCGGGTGCCGGTGGATGCCGAAGGGCGGTTCCGCTTCACCACGATCAAGCCGGGCACGGTGCAAGGCCTCAAAGGCACGACCCAGGCACCGCACCTGGTGGTCCTGGTGTTCGCCCGTGGTCTGGTCAAGCACTTGCTGACGCGAATCTACTTCGATGGCGAGCCGGCCAATGTGGCTGATTCGTTGCTTGAATGCGTACCTGCCGAGCGCCGCGATACCTTGCTGGCGAAGAAGGATGCATCGGGTGTTTATCAGTGGAATGTGATTTTGCAAGGGACTGAGGCGGAGACGGTGTTCTTCGATTATTGA
- a CDS encoding MFS family transporter: MTTPTAIPAHYTGEERSKRIFAIVGASSGNLVEWFDFYVYAFCAIYFAPAFFPSDNPTVQLVNTAGVFAAGFLMRPIGGWIFGRVADKHGRKNSMLISILMMCFGSLLIACLPTYKDIGVWAPIMLLFARLLQGLSVGGEYGTTATYMSEVALRGQRGFFASFQYVTLIGGQLLAVSLVVVLQQFLTEDDLRAYGWRIPFVVGAAAALVSLFLRRSLKETTSKEMRDNKDAGSIRALFRDHKAAFITVLGYTAGGSLIFYTFTTYMQKYLVNTAGMHAKTASYIMTGALFLYMCMQPFFGMLADKIGRRKSMLWFGALGTLCTVPILLSLKSNTNPFLAFVLITLALAIVSFYTSISGLVKAEMFPPEVRALGVGLAYAVANAIFGGTAEYVALSLKAVGMENSFYWYVTVMMAVAFLFSLRLPKQPKYLEHDL, encoded by the coding sequence ATGACTACCCCCACCGCTATTCCAGCGCACTACACCGGTGAAGAGCGCAGCAAACGGATCTTTGCAATTGTCGGTGCCTCGTCGGGCAACCTCGTCGAATGGTTCGACTTTTACGTCTATGCCTTTTGTGCAATCTATTTTGCGCCCGCGTTCTTTCCTTCCGACAACCCCACGGTACAGCTGGTCAACACCGCTGGCGTATTCGCCGCCGGGTTTCTGATGCGGCCTATCGGCGGCTGGATCTTCGGCCGGGTCGCGGACAAGCACGGTCGCAAGAACTCGATGTTGATCTCGATTCTGATGATGTGCTTCGGATCGTTGCTCATCGCTTGCCTGCCGACCTACAAGGACATCGGTGTCTGGGCGCCGATCATGCTGCTGTTCGCCCGCTTGCTGCAGGGCTTGTCGGTAGGCGGTGAGTACGGCACCACGGCGACCTACATGAGCGAAGTCGCCCTCAGGGGCCAGCGCGGTTTCTTCGCCTCGTTCCAGTATGTGACGCTGATCGGCGGGCAGTTGCTGGCGGTGTCGCTGGTGGTGGTCCTGCAACAGTTCCTTACCGAAGACGATCTGCGCGCCTACGGCTGGCGGATACCGTTTGTGGTCGGTGCGGCGGCGGCATTGGTTTCGCTGTTCCTGCGTCGTTCGCTCAAGGAAACCACCAGCAAGGAAATGCGCGACAACAAGGACGCCGGCAGCATCCGAGCCCTGTTTCGCGACCACAAGGCTGCGTTCATTACTGTGCTGGGTTACACCGCCGGTGGCTCGCTGATTTTCTACACCTTCACCACGTATATGCAGAAGTACCTGGTGAACACCGCCGGCATGCACGCCAAGACGGCCAGCTACATCATGACCGGCGCGCTGTTCCTTTATATGTGCATGCAGCCGTTTTTCGGCATGCTCGCGGACAAGATCGGCCGTCGTAAGTCGATGCTCTGGTTCGGCGCCCTCGGTACCTTGTGCACCGTGCCGATCCTGTTGAGCCTGAAAAGCAACACCAATCCGTTCCTGGCCTTTGTGCTGATTACCCTGGCGCTGGCGATCGTCAGTTTCTACACCTCCATCAGCGGCCTGGTGAAAGCCGAAATGTTCCCGCCGGAAGTGCGGGCACTGGGTGTCGGCCTGGCGTATGCGGTGGCGAATGCGATCTTTGGTGGTACGGCGGAGTATGTGGCCTTGAGCCTCAAAGCCGTGGGCATGGAAAACTCCTTCTACTGGTACGTGACGGTGATGATGGCGGTGGCGTTCCTGTTCAGCCTGCGCCTGCCGAAGCAGCCGAAATATTTGGAACACGATCTTTGA
- a CDS encoding 3-carboxy-cis,cis-muconate cycloisomerase has product MNQRPGNQLFDAYFTARDMRDVFCDQGRVQAMLDFEAALARAEAQVGLIPPTAVAPIEAACRAEHYDFVALGEAIATAGNSAIPLVKALGKQIAKHDAEAERFVHLGATSQDVMDTGLVLQLRHALTLIESDLAQLGETLATQALRYVATPLAGRTWLQHATPVTLGMKIAGWLGAVTRSRQRLQELKPRLLVLQFGGASGTLAALGEQAMPIAEALAAELQLSLPEQPWHTQRDRLVEFAAVLGLIAGSLGKFGRDISLLMQTEAAEVFEPSAPGKGGSSTMPHKRNPVGAAVLIGAATRVPGLLSTLFSAMPQEHERSLGLWHAEWETLPEICCLVSGALQQALSLADGLEVDAVRMARNLDLTQGLVLAEAVSIVLAQRVGRDTAHHLLEQCCKRAVAEHRHLRAVLGDEPQVTAELSAAELDRLLDPAHYLGQAHTWVERAVAEHSALTA; this is encoded by the coding sequence ATGAACCAGCGACCGGGCAACCAGTTGTTCGATGCTTATTTCACTGCCCGCGATATGCGTGACGTGTTCTGCGATCAGGGCCGGGTCCAGGCCATGCTCGATTTCGAAGCGGCACTGGCCCGGGCCGAAGCGCAGGTCGGGTTGATTCCGCCGACTGCGGTCGCACCGATCGAAGCGGCTTGTCGGGCGGAGCATTACGACTTCGTCGCCCTCGGAGAGGCGATTGCCACGGCGGGCAATTCGGCGATTCCGCTGGTCAAGGCGCTGGGCAAGCAGATCGCGAAGCACGATGCCGAAGCCGAGCGCTTTGTGCATCTGGGCGCGACCAGTCAGGACGTGATGGACACCGGCCTGGTGCTGCAACTGCGCCACGCGCTGACCTTGATCGAAAGCGACCTGGCGCAACTGGGTGAAACCCTGGCGACCCAAGCCTTGCGTTATGTTGCGACGCCACTGGCCGGACGCACCTGGTTGCAACATGCGACCCCGGTCACCCTTGGCATGAAGATCGCCGGCTGGCTCGGCGCCGTGACTCGCAGCCGTCAGCGTCTGCAAGAACTCAAGCCACGACTGCTGGTGCTGCAATTCGGTGGTGCCTCCGGGACACTGGCGGCCCTCGGCGAACAAGCCATGCCGATTGCCGAAGCGCTGGCGGCGGAACTGCAACTGAGCTTGCCCGAACAACCCTGGCACACCCAGCGCGATCGCCTGGTGGAATTCGCTGCGGTGCTGGGTCTGATCGCCGGCAGCCTTGGCAAATTCGGTCGCGACATCAGCCTGTTGATGCAGACCGAAGCCGCCGAAGTCTTCGAACCGTCGGCGCCGGGCAAGGGCGGTTCCTCGACCATGCCGCACAAACGCAACCCGGTGGGCGCCGCGGTGCTGATCGGTGCCGCGACCCGGGTGCCGGGTCTGTTGTCGACCCTGTTCAGCGCCATGCCTCAGGAACACGAGCGCAGCCTGGGCCTGTGGCATGCCGAGTGGGAAACCCTGCCGGAGATTTGCTGCCTGGTGTCCGGCGCGCTGCAGCAGGCGCTGTCGCTGGCCGACGGGCTGGAAGTGGATGCCGTTCGCATGGCCCGCAACCTCGACCTGACCCAAGGCCTGGTGCTGGCCGAAGCGGTGAGCATCGTCCTCGCCCAACGGGTCGGCCGCGACACCGCCCATCATCTGCTCGAGCAATGCTGCAAGCGTGCCGTGGCGGAACACCGTCATCTGCGCGCAGTACTGGGCGACGAACCGCAAGTGACCGCCGAGCTGTCGGCTGCTGAACTCGATCGTCTGCTGGACCCCGCCCATTACCTCGGTCAGGCCCATACCTGGGTCGAGCGAGCGGTGGCTGAACATTCTGCATTGACTGCCTGA
- the pcaD gene encoding 3-oxoadipate enol-lactonase, whose translation MAFVQLAEGELNYQLDGPAGAPVLVLSNSLGTDLHMWDAQIAAFTEQFQVLRFDTRGHGKSLVTPGPYSIEQLGHDVLALLDALHIERAHFCGLSMGGLIGQWLGINAGQRLNKLVVCNTAAKIGDPSVWNPRIETVLRDGVAAMVALRDASIARWFTADFSEANPEAAKKITDMLAATSPEGYAANCAAVRDADFREQLSSIKVPLLVIAGTEDAVTPPSGGHFIQEHVHGAEYAEFYAAHLSNVQAGAAFSDRVLAFLSAD comes from the coding sequence GTGGCATTCGTACAACTCGCCGAGGGCGAACTGAATTACCAACTCGATGGCCCGGCCGGAGCGCCGGTGCTGGTGCTGTCCAACTCGTTGGGCACCGACCTGCATATGTGGGACGCGCAGATTGCGGCGTTCACCGAACAGTTCCAGGTGCTGCGTTTCGATACCCGTGGCCATGGAAAATCCCTGGTCACGCCGGGGCCTTACAGCATCGAGCAACTGGGCCATGACGTGCTGGCCCTGCTGGATGCCTTGCACATCGAGCGCGCGCATTTTTGCGGTCTGTCCATGGGCGGCTTGATCGGCCAGTGGTTGGGGATCAACGCCGGCCAGCGTCTGAACAAACTGGTGGTGTGCAATACCGCGGCGAAAATCGGTGATCCATCGGTGTGGAACCCGCGGATCGAAACCGTGCTGCGTGACGGTGTGGCGGCGATGGTCGCGCTGCGCGATGCATCGATTGCACGCTGGTTCACCGCGGATTTCTCCGAAGCCAACCCGGAAGCGGCGAAGAAGATCACGGACATGCTCGCGGCCACCTCGCCTGAAGGTTATGCGGCCAATTGCGCCGCCGTGCGCGATGCGGATTTCCGTGAGCAGCTGTCTTCGATCAAGGTGCCGTTGCTGGTCATTGCCGGCACCGAAGATGCGGTCACGCCGCCGTCGGGCGGGCATTTCATTCAGGAGCATGTGCATGGCGCCGAATACGCCGAGTTCTATGCGGCGCATTTGTCCAACGTCCAGGCTGGCGCTGCGTTCAGCGACCGGGTACTGGCGTTCCTGTCAGCCGATTAA
- the pcaC gene encoding 4-carboxymuconolactone decarboxylase has translation MDEKQRYDEGMNVRRAVLGDAHVDRSLTTLTEFNSEFQEMITRHAWGDIWTRPGLPRHTRSLITIAMLIGMNREGELKLHLRAAANNGVTRGEIKEVIMQSAIYCGIPAANATFHLAESVWDELGIESRE, from the coding sequence GTGGACGAAAAACAACGTTATGACGAGGGCATGAACGTCCGGCGCGCGGTACTCGGTGACGCTCACGTCGACCGCAGCCTGACTACCCTGACCGAGTTCAACTCGGAGTTCCAGGAGATGATCACCCGCCATGCCTGGGGCGACATCTGGACCCGCCCGGGCCTGCCGCGCCACACCCGCAGCCTGATCACCATCGCCATGCTGATCGGCATGAACCGCGAAGGTGAACTCAAACTGCACTTGCGCGCCGCCGCGAACAACGGCGTGACCCGTGGCGAGATCAAGGAAGTGATCATGCAGAGCGCGATCTACTGTGGGATTCCGGCGGCCAATGCGACCTTCCACCTCGCGGAATCGGTGTGGGATGAGTTGGGAATCGAGTCGCGGGAGTGA